One part of the Sulfolobus tengchongensis genome encodes these proteins:
- a CDS encoding MFS transporter — protein MIRKFLGQYFIVSSFTMIGLLFPVEFYSETKSLFLLGVITGIYNALNALGSYIWGYLIDRTRLRKEYAIILSVAGIVIGIIYHSNKLIAYELSGFVSALDGPIYSAILLETTPQEKLVLGNTRLSQISLAGNVTGSLLSAFYHNDYLILIFFSISLIFNVTHVPRYDGGINYDVVDRNKILKALYVPIISYFWFNMAAEIFYTLYVPLNYLMLNPSYIIFLSYSLLYLIEEVIYSKGTSLVKGKEEYFMLLVTFARSLIVLYIVYIILIGFKIYEGTMLLFLTFGPLFPIYNISFFSLMIKGLKRNKATVIGIFNATEDIANVVGGFLSGSTNNIVSGYQISFYSFALSLFLLYIYLRKPLLNRASS, from the coding sequence GTGATTAGGAAATTTTTAGGGCAGTACTTCATTGTGAGTAGCTTCACTATGATAGGATTACTGTTTCCAGTAGAATTTTATAGCGAAACTAAATCGTTATTCCTATTAGGTGTAATAACCGGAATTTACAATGCTCTTAATGCCCTTGGATCTTATATATGGGGGTATTTAATTGATAGGACAAGACTTAGGAAAGAATACGCTATAATATTATCAGTAGCAGGTATAGTTATTGGAATAATATATCATAGTAATAAATTGATAGCATACGAGCTTAGTGGATTTGTATCCGCTTTAGACGGCCCTATATACTCTGCCATATTATTGGAAACTACCCCACAAGAAAAGTTAGTCTTGGGCAATACTAGATTATCACAAATCTCACTAGCTGGAAATGTTACAGGAAGTTTGCTTTCAGCATTTTATCATAATGACTATCTTATACTTATATTCTTTTCAATTTCATTAATATTTAATGTAACCCATGTGCCTAGATATGATGGAGGAATAAATTATGATGTAGTTGATAGAAACAAGATACTCAAAGCCCTATATGTACCTATTATATCATATTTCTGGTTTAATATGGCAGCTGAAATATTCTATACTTTATATGTTCCATTAAACTATCTGATGCTTAACCCTTCATATATTATATTTCTCAGTTATTCCCTACTTTACTTAATTGAAGAGGTAATATATAGTAAGGGGACAAGTCTAGTTAAAGGTAAGGAAGAATACTTCATGTTATTAGTAACATTTGCCAGATCGTTAATAGTTTTATATATTGTCTATATAATTCTAATTGGATTCAAAATATATGAGGGAACTATGTTATTATTCTTAACTTTTGGTCCACTTTTCCCAATATACAATATATCGTTCTTTTCATTAATGATAAAGGGACTGAAGAGAAATAAGGCAACTGTTATCGGAATATTTAATGCTACTGAGGATATAGCGAATGTGGTGGGTGGCTTTTTATCAGGTTCTACAAATAATATTGTCTCAGGATATCAGATTTCATTCTATTCCTTTGCACTTTCACTATTTCTACTGTATATCTATTTACGCAAACCTCTTCTTAATAGAGCTTCTTCATAG
- a CDS encoding acyl-CoA thioesterase: MSYLRISDTVVETYRIVHYEQTNFLNRLHGGDMLFFLVETGMLSATKVAKGTSLLASLDDVVFKKPVKLGDIIRVRAETVYIGNTSLEVEINAFNQNEEVVSAYATYVKVDDLLRPVPVGVKIVEENEEEKRKIEEIKKRRESKLSKIADRQKMRFRTEDITEGIRYKISNVIHVSPELTYDGKIMSAGKLLKLMDDIGGVVCFNYIGYNNSTDYTSGAVVTVAVKGLTFYSPIRLNDIITIRAGLIYVGNTSADVIINVIREDMKGLKEHVATAYFTYVRIDKEGKPIKMPKYIPVTDREKNLYEEALLRRGLRK; the protein is encoded by the coding sequence AATAGTTCATTATGAACAAACTAACTTTTTGAATAGATTACATGGGGGGGATATGTTATTTTTTCTAGTAGAAACTGGGATGTTATCCGCTACAAAAGTTGCAAAGGGTACATCACTTTTAGCCTCATTAGATGATGTGGTATTTAAGAAGCCAGTAAAGTTAGGTGATATAATCAGAGTGAGGGCCGAAACAGTATATATAGGCAATACATCGCTTGAAGTTGAGATAAACGCTTTTAACCAAAATGAAGAAGTAGTTTCAGCCTACGCCACTTACGTGAAAGTTGATGACTTATTGAGACCAGTTCCAGTAGGGGTTAAAATAGTCGAAGAGAACGAGGAAGAAAAAAGAAAGATAGAAGAAATTAAGAAAAGACGAGAAAGTAAGCTATCTAAAATAGCTGATAGACAAAAGATGAGATTTCGAACAGAGGACATAACAGAGGGTATAAGATATAAAATAAGTAATGTAATTCATGTATCACCAGAGCTTACTTATGACGGTAAGATAATGTCTGCAGGGAAACTTTTGAAGCTCATGGATGATATTGGCGGTGTAGTGTGTTTTAACTATATAGGCTATAATAATAGCACTGACTATACGTCTGGCGCAGTTGTAACGGTTGCTGTAAAGGGGCTCACGTTTTACTCTCCTATAAGGCTTAATGATATTATAACAATTAGAGCAGGTTTGATCTACGTAGGTAATACATCTGCAGATGTGATAATTAACGTGATAAGAGAGGATATGAAGGGATTAAAAGAACACGTAGCTACCGCTTATTTTACTTACGTTAGGATAGACAAGGAGGGTAAGCCAATAAAAATGCCTAAATATATACCAGTTACAGATAGAGAAAAGAATCTCTATGAAGAAGCTCTATTAAGAAGAGGTTTGCGTAAATAG